One Gordonia sp. SID5947 genomic region harbors:
- a CDS encoding fasciclin domain-containing protein, which yields MAIKRMQRVVLAASGAVLAIGLVAGCSSDDSSSSSDSTASSMAPMSGMASESASATPAAMVGSGCAAYAEQNPTGPASVDGMAMAPVATAAAANPMLKTLTQAVSGQLNPDVNLVDTLNNGQYTVFAPTDDAFAKLPPATLDKLKTDSAMLTDILTYHVVPGQMTPDQVGGEHKTVEGKSLTVSGSGDDMKVNDSAGVVCGGVKTANATVYLIDTVLTPPAA from the coding sequence ATGGCGATCAAACGAATGCAGCGCGTAGTGCTGGCGGCGTCGGGTGCCGTTCTGGCAATCGGCCTCGTGGCGGGATGTTCGTCGGACGACAGCTCCTCGTCATCCGATTCGACCGCATCGAGCATGGCACCGATGAGCGGTATGGCCAGTGAAAGCGCCTCTGCCACACCGGCGGCGATGGTCGGATCCGGCTGCGCCGCTTACGCGGAACAGAATCCGACCGGCCCGGCCTCCGTCGACGGGATGGCGATGGCACCGGTTGCCACGGCGGCGGCTGCCAATCCGATGCTGAAGACCCTCACCCAGGCGGTGTCCGGACAGCTCAATCCCGATGTGAACCTGGTGGACACACTGAACAACGGACAGTACACCGTCTTCGCCCCCACCGATGACGCGTTCGCAAAGCTCCCACCGGCGACGCTCGACAAGCTCAAGACCGACTCCGCGATGCTGACGGATATCCTTACGTACCACGTTGTTCCGGGCCAGATGACCCCCGATCAGGTCGGTGGTGAACACAAGACCGTCGAAGGCAAGAGCCTCACCGTCTCCGGCTCGGGTGACGACATGAAGGTGAACGACTCGGCAGGCGTGGTGTGCGGCGGGGTCAAGACCGCCAACGCCACCGTCTACCTGATCGATACGGTACTCACCCCTCCCGCTGCCTGA
- the hpnE gene encoding hydroxysqualene dehydroxylase HpnE: MTATQHTTRRVDSGLFDPVIVVGGGLAGLATAVWLARDGVPVTLVEKRGRLGGRTMSFELPGGDELVDNGPHLFAGFYDALLAYVDTVGTRDELLWDAPPFAIRTGPDRLLGFDGGPSWLPLPLRRALGALWMARLPIPTLDRPAALLALTRIARAAASPPPGLDHLTTAAWFRQIGAPRSLRKLQLDQLVIGLLNETPDRVSAYSFVQTLHVGLQRALDGNPRSMDAIWPRVPLYDLFVAPAVEYLLDRDATIITGTAVVDVELTDDGDATGVQLADGRILPASALVLAVPPWALSTLLHRGTLGAFEHFSPVHEIEAAPISSVYIWLDRPLGNLRLAENLRDCAIEWVFDVGQMQGRTDHVYALAVSASRDVLHLPHDEFVDVALGSLRKHYPAFADADVLRTHVIHQPQATFSAQPGFEELRLPQRTPVGGLFLAGDWTDTGLPSTMEAAADSAQRAVTNVLAHVRDRHGP; this comes from the coding sequence ATGACAGCAACACAGCACACCACGCGCAGAGTCGATTCCGGACTCTTCGACCCGGTGATCGTCGTCGGAGGTGGGCTGGCCGGACTCGCCACCGCGGTGTGGCTCGCGCGCGACGGCGTGCCGGTGACCCTGGTCGAGAAGCGCGGACGACTCGGCGGCCGCACCATGTCGTTCGAGCTGCCGGGCGGCGACGAGCTCGTCGACAACGGACCACATCTCTTCGCCGGCTTCTACGATGCGCTGTTGGCCTACGTGGACACGGTGGGTACGCGCGACGAGTTGCTCTGGGATGCGCCCCCGTTCGCGATCCGGACCGGCCCCGACCGCCTCCTCGGTTTCGACGGCGGACCGTCGTGGCTGCCCCTGCCACTGCGCCGGGCTCTCGGCGCGTTGTGGATGGCACGTCTCCCGATACCGACCCTCGACCGACCCGCCGCCCTGCTCGCCCTGACCCGGATCGCCCGTGCCGCCGCATCGCCGCCTCCCGGCCTCGATCATCTGACGACCGCTGCCTGGTTCCGCCAGATCGGCGCGCCACGCTCCCTGCGGAAGCTGCAACTCGATCAGCTCGTGATCGGTCTGCTCAACGAGACGCCCGATCGGGTGTCGGCGTACAGCTTCGTCCAGACGCTTCATGTCGGTCTGCAGCGCGCCCTCGACGGCAACCCCCGCAGCATGGACGCGATCTGGCCGCGAGTCCCGCTCTACGACCTCTTCGTCGCACCTGCCGTCGAGTACCTGCTGGATCGCGACGCCACCATCATCACCGGTACCGCGGTTGTCGACGTCGAACTCACCGACGACGGCGACGCCACGGGAGTCCAGCTCGCCGACGGCCGAATCCTGCCGGCGTCCGCACTGGTGCTCGCCGTGCCGCCGTGGGCGCTGAGCACCTTGCTCCACCGAGGGACGCTCGGCGCCTTCGAGCATTTCAGCCCGGTTCACGAGATCGAGGCTGCGCCCATCTCCTCGGTGTACATCTGGCTCGATCGCCCTTTGGGAAACCTCCGCCTGGCCGAGAATCTCCGGGATTGTGCGATCGAGTGGGTGTTCGACGTCGGGCAGATGCAGGGACGGACCGACCACGTCTACGCCCTCGCCGTCAGTGCGTCACGGGACGTGTTGCACCTACCGCACGACGAGTTCGTCGACGTGGCGCTCGGCTCGCTGCGCAAGCACTACCCGGCGTTCGCCGACGCCGACGTCTTGCGCACACATGTCATCCACCAGCCGCAAGCCACATTCTCCGCACAACCGGGCTTCGAAGAACTACGGTTACCTCAACGGACCCCCGTCGGCGGACTGTTCCTCGCCGGCGACTGGACTGACACCGGCCTGCCGTCGACGATGGAGGCCGCAGCCGACAGCGCGCAACGGGCGGTCACGAACGTGCTTGCCCACGTTCGTGATCGACACGGTCCGTGA
- a CDS encoding molybdopterin-dependent oxidoreductase — protein MRTSTERYVRAGISGLVAVGCGLASGELVAPAVSPFASPYQAVAAFLVDHSPAFARQFAIDTFGTDDKSALMIGMVGVIALLATSAGALQTRRPPLGLVVVVLVAAFGMIAAATRPTADWSYIVPPVVAGLVSGVVLVVLCRGSNPRSDDHALDVGSRDGVVPGGGWSRRRFTGVAGVLVLVSVASVVVARQVSRAGGVMAERARAMLPTASSPAPPVPGGAELHVDGVTPFVTGNDAFYRIDTALQVPQLSTRDWRLRIHGMVDREVTLSWDDLLSMPTMERVITLTCVSNEVGGDLAGNARWLGFPMRELLDRAGVRPGADMLLSTSIDGWTSGTPLAAITDGRDAMLAIGMNGEPLPLEHGYPVRQVIPGLYGFVSACKWVVDWEITRFDRAQAYWTKRGWGVQAPIKTASRIDRPAPLSKQPAGRIVVAGTAWAQHRGVRGVEVRVDDGPWQPATMSTEYSVDTWRQWTWDWDATPGQHTLHCRATDAAGRTQPEQRVAPIPDGATGWHSRVVRIEG, from the coding sequence ATGCGCACCAGTACGGAAAGGTATGTGCGCGCGGGCATATCCGGACTCGTCGCTGTCGGGTGTGGCCTGGCGTCGGGAGAACTCGTGGCGCCGGCCGTGTCCCCGTTCGCGTCGCCATATCAAGCCGTCGCCGCGTTTCTCGTCGACCACTCACCCGCATTCGCCCGACAGTTCGCCATCGACACCTTCGGGACAGACGACAAGTCGGCGCTGATGATCGGCATGGTGGGCGTGATCGCGCTGCTCGCCACGTCGGCCGGGGCATTGCAGACTCGTCGTCCGCCGCTCGGCCTCGTCGTGGTCGTGTTGGTCGCGGCGTTCGGCATGATCGCCGCGGCGACCCGTCCGACAGCCGACTGGTCCTACATCGTCCCGCCGGTCGTGGCCGGCCTCGTGTCGGGCGTCGTGCTGGTGGTGCTCTGTCGCGGGTCGAACCCCCGCTCAGATGATCACGCCCTCGACGTCGGAAGTCGCGACGGGGTCGTCCCGGGAGGCGGCTGGTCCCGACGCCGGTTCACCGGTGTGGCCGGAGTGCTGGTGCTGGTCTCGGTGGCATCCGTGGTCGTGGCCCGGCAGGTGTCGCGCGCCGGCGGGGTGATGGCGGAGCGGGCGCGGGCGATGCTGCCCACGGCATCCTCGCCCGCCCCGCCGGTACCGGGCGGCGCCGAGCTGCACGTCGACGGCGTGACCCCGTTCGTCACCGGGAACGACGCGTTCTACCGTATCGACACGGCACTGCAGGTACCGCAGCTGAGTACCCGCGACTGGCGGTTGCGCATCCACGGGATGGTCGACCGGGAGGTGACGCTGTCGTGGGACGATCTGTTGTCGATGCCGACGATGGAACGCGTCATCACACTCACCTGCGTCTCCAACGAGGTCGGTGGAGATCTCGCGGGCAACGCGCGATGGCTCGGTTTCCCGATGCGGGAACTCCTCGACCGCGCCGGGGTGCGACCCGGCGCCGACATGCTGCTGTCCACCAGCATCGACGGGTGGACGTCGGGGACGCCGCTGGCGGCGATCACGGACGGCCGTGACGCCATGCTCGCCATCGGTATGAACGGTGAGCCACTGCCGCTCGAACACGGTTACCCGGTCCGGCAGGTGATCCCCGGACTCTACGGTTTCGTCTCGGCCTGCAAGTGGGTGGTCGATTGGGAGATCACCAGATTCGATCGTGCACAGGCGTACTGGACGAAACGGGGTTGGGGTGTGCAAGCTCCGATCAAGACCGCGTCTCGTATCGATCGTCCCGCGCCGCTGTCGAAGCAACCGGCCGGCCGGATCGTGGTGGCGGGGACCGCGTGGGCGCAGCACCGGGGCGTCCGAGGTGTGGAGGTTCGGGTCGACGACGGGCCCTGGCAGCCGGCCACCATGTCGACCGAATACTCCGTCGACACGTGGCGCCAGTGGACCTGGGACTGGGATGCGACGCCCGGACAGCACACGCTGCACTGTCGGGCGACGGATGCGGCGGGAAGGACCCAGCCGGAGCAGCGGGTCGCCCCGATCCCCGACGGCGCCACGGGATGGCACAGCCGGGTCGTCCGGATCGAAGGGTGA
- a CDS encoding fatty acid desaturase, which yields MAITDIDQYAHLTDADVEALGAELDAIRRDIEEERGERDARYIRRSITIQRSLAATGRVVLMFSNRKPAWVAGTAILGLAKIVENMELGHNVMHGQWDWMNDPEVHSSSWEWDTTCPSVQWKHSHNFVHHKYTNIVGMDDDVGYGILRVTRDQPWEWWNVGNPLYNLTLGTFFEYGVALHHLETEKLRKKEKSYRQALKDLRIIGRKVGKQAAKDYLIFPALAGPNWKSNITANFTANIIRNYWAYMVIFCGHFPDGAEKFTVEEYENEDQPRWYLRQMLGSANFRAGPLMRFMSGNLSHQIEHHLFPDLPSNRYEEIGVRVRELCDKYDLPYTTGSILHQYFQSFRTIAKLALPNALLKASSDDAPETASELRFAVREGMQTHFGVDPETGRRRGLRTALRELKSAPVRAAS from the coding sequence ATGGCGATCACCGATATCGACCAATATGCCCATCTGACCGACGCCGACGTCGAGGCATTGGGCGCAGAGCTCGACGCCATCCGCCGCGACATCGAGGAAGAGCGCGGCGAACGAGACGCCCGTTACATCCGGCGCTCGATCACCATCCAGCGCAGCCTCGCCGCCACCGGACGTGTGGTTCTGATGTTCAGCAACCGAAAGCCGGCATGGGTGGCGGGAACCGCCATCCTCGGTCTCGCGAAGATCGTGGAGAACATGGAGCTCGGGCACAACGTGATGCACGGGCAGTGGGATTGGATGAATGATCCTGAGGTGCACTCCTCGTCGTGGGAGTGGGACACCACGTGTCCCAGTGTGCAGTGGAAACACTCCCACAACTTCGTTCACCACAAGTACACCAACATCGTCGGCATGGACGACGATGTGGGCTACGGGATTCTGCGCGTCACCCGCGACCAACCATGGGAGTGGTGGAATGTCGGGAATCCCCTCTACAACCTGACACTCGGAACGTTCTTCGAATACGGTGTGGCGCTCCATCATCTGGAGACGGAGAAGCTCCGCAAGAAGGAGAAGTCCTACCGTCAGGCGTTGAAGGATCTCCGGATCATCGGTCGCAAGGTCGGCAAGCAGGCGGCCAAGGACTACCTCATCTTCCCTGCGCTGGCCGGACCCAACTGGAAGTCCAACATCACAGCCAACTTCACGGCGAACATCATCCGCAACTACTGGGCCTACATGGTGATCTTCTGCGGTCACTTCCCGGACGGAGCCGAGAAGTTCACCGTCGAGGAATACGAGAATGAGGATCAGCCGCGGTGGTACCTGCGCCAGATGCTCGGGTCGGCCAACTTTCGTGCCGGACCACTGATGCGCTTCATGAGTGGAAACCTGAGTCATCAGATCGAGCACCACTTGTTCCCTGATCTGCCGAGCAATCGGTATGAGGAGATCGGGGTGCGGGTGCGCGAGTTGTGTGACAAGTACGACCTTCCGTACACAACGGGATCCATTCTCCACCAGTACTTCCAGTCGTTCCGGACCATTGCGAAGCTCGCGCTGCCCAACGCATTGCTGAAGGCCAGCTCGGACGACGCACCGGAAACCGCATCGGAGTTGCGTTTCGCGGTCCGTGAGGGGATGCAGACACATTTCGGTGTCGATCCGGAAACCGGGCGTCGTCGTGGACTGCGTACGGCGTTGCGGGAGTTGAAGTCCGCACCGGTGCGGGCAGCGAGCTGA
- a CDS encoding DUF222 domain-containing protein — translation MRTAGELTTTVTDAVGELRFDADLGARDAVEAMRELLTARSQIDHRAAVLAGILDRLGVARDHGRSTRELLIVMGLAPSTAQRFIRVAAGLELLPTLDAHAADGAVSGEHTDAIVRGINHIATRSPEPIDPTLRHNHVTDLLGHHFSGATPAEIMDRARTLGNQIAAATPDALPAAEDRVLNTLDHGTADDGRLRVRADLDAEVGEKFRAAIEELATPRPEPDGSPDARSTPRRQADALEALLDIAARGAGDAASAPASRCC, via the coding sequence ATGAGAACAGCCGGGGAACTCACCACCACCGTCACCGACGCCGTGGGCGAACTACGGTTCGACGCAGATCTCGGTGCGCGCGACGCCGTCGAGGCGATGCGAGAACTGCTCACCGCACGCAGCCAGATCGACCACCGCGCCGCCGTCCTCGCAGGCATCCTCGACCGGCTCGGGGTCGCGAGAGACCACGGACGGTCGACACGAGAACTGTTGATCGTCATGGGCTTGGCACCGTCGACGGCACAACGATTCATACGCGTAGCGGCCGGCCTCGAGCTGCTCCCGACGCTCGATGCCCACGCCGCCGACGGTGCCGTCTCCGGCGAGCACACCGACGCGATCGTGCGCGGCATCAACCACATCGCGACCCGCTCACCGGAACCGATCGACCCCACACTGCGTCATAACCATGTGACAGATCTCCTCGGACACCACTTCTCCGGCGCCACACCTGCCGAGATCATGGACCGCGCACGCACCCTGGGCAACCAGATCGCCGCCGCGACACCAGACGCTCTGCCCGCAGCCGAAGATCGAGTCCTCAACACTCTCGACCACGGCACAGCCGACGACGGCCGCCTCCGAGTACGCGCCGACCTCGACGCCGAAGTCGGCGAAAAGTTCCGGGCAGCCATCGAGGAACTGGCCACTCCCCGACCCGAACCCGATGGATCACCGGATGCCCGCTCCACCCCGCGTCGCCAAGCCGATGCACTCGAAGCGCTACTCGACATCGCAGCCCGCGGCGCGGGCGATGCGGCCTCCGCCCCCGCATCCAGATGCTGTTGA
- a CDS encoding NAD(P)/FAD-dependent oxidoreductase produces the protein MNELDTTNDGSGAQRTELHDVIIIGAGLSGIDAAYRLAESDPSTRYLILERREQIGGTWDLFRYPGIRSDSDIFTLSFPFEPWRRPEALAQGADIREYVTATAAKHGIAEHIRFGQHVRSADWDSSTDTWTISTTVNDEATDATAASGAEQIYRCRFVYFATGYYDYDDPYRPRFAGLDDFAGTVVHPQHWPEDLDHSGKRIVVIGSGATAVSLIPSLARDAEHVTMLQRSPSYIASMSQQQRMNPLIRKLLPAKAAHQVIRARYAAQTAAMVHGMHRFPKIGRKLLRSGVAKELPDNYPVDVHFNPRYDPWDQRMCMVPDGDLFAEITTGRVEMVTDQIDRFDASGVTLKSGRHLDADMVVTATGLQLLAFGGIRIRVDQAEIKPHDRFVFKSHLLEDVPNLAWSVGYTNASWTLRADMTARAVAKLLRYMNSHGYTHAYPHLGSESMGSKPLWDLKAGYVERAPDALPKSGTRGHWAVRHNYYRDAIDHHLDDIEDSMVFGRAPAPA, from the coding sequence GTGAACGAGCTCGACACAACCAACGATGGATCCGGCGCCCAGCGCACCGAACTCCACGACGTCATCATCATCGGCGCCGGGCTGTCCGGCATCGATGCCGCCTATCGGTTGGCGGAGTCGGACCCGAGCACCCGATACCTGATCCTGGAGCGGCGCGAGCAGATCGGTGGCACCTGGGACTTGTTCCGCTATCCCGGGATTCGCTCGGACAGCGACATCTTCACCCTCAGCTTCCCGTTCGAGCCGTGGCGTCGACCGGAAGCCCTGGCCCAGGGCGCCGACATCCGTGAGTACGTCACCGCGACGGCGGCCAAGCACGGGATAGCCGAGCACATCCGGTTCGGGCAGCATGTCCGGTCCGCCGACTGGGACTCGAGCACCGACACCTGGACCATCTCCACCACAGTGAACGATGAGGCGACCGACGCTACGGCGGCGAGCGGCGCGGAGCAGATCTACCGATGCCGGTTCGTGTACTTCGCCACCGGGTACTACGACTACGACGACCCCTATCGACCACGGTTCGCCGGGCTCGACGACTTCGCCGGCACTGTCGTGCATCCTCAACACTGGCCGGAGGATCTGGATCATTCGGGCAAACGGATCGTCGTGATCGGCAGCGGCGCCACAGCGGTGAGCCTCATCCCGTCATTGGCGCGGGACGCCGAACACGTCACCATGTTGCAGCGGTCTCCGTCGTATATCGCGTCGATGTCACAGCAACAACGGATGAACCCGTTGATCCGGAAGCTCTTGCCCGCCAAGGCCGCACACCAGGTCATCCGCGCACGTTATGCCGCACAGACGGCAGCCATGGTGCACGGCATGCACCGGTTCCCGAAGATCGGCCGCAAGCTCCTGCGGTCGGGCGTCGCGAAGGAACTGCCCGACAACTATCCGGTCGACGTCCATTTCAATCCCCGGTACGACCCCTGGGACCAGCGGATGTGCATGGTGCCGGACGGGGATCTGTTCGCCGAGATCACCACGGGCCGGGTGGAGATGGTCACCGACCAGATCGACCGGTTCGACGCGAGCGGGGTCACCCTGAAGTCGGGGCGACATCTCGATGCCGACATGGTCGTCACCGCGACCGGTCTGCAGTTGCTCGCGTTCGGCGGTATCCGCATCCGCGTGGACCAGGCCGAGATCAAACCGCACGATCGCTTCGTCTTCAAGAGTCATCTGCTCGAGGACGTGCCCAACCTCGCGTGGTCGGTCGGCTATACCAACGCCTCCTGGACCCTGCGCGCGGACATGACCGCACGTGCGGTGGCAAAACTCCTGCGATACATGAACTCTCACGGCTACACACACGCCTACCCGCACCTGGGATCCGAATCGATGGGGTCAAAGCCTTTGTGGGACCTCAAGGCCGGGTATGTGGAGCGCGCACCCGACGCGCTGCCCAAGTCCGGGACCCGAGGCCACTGGGCGGTTCGCCACAACTACTACCGCGACGCCATCGATCATCATCTCGACGACATCGAGGACTCGATGGTGTTCGGGCGGGCCCCGGCTCCGGCCTGA
- a CDS encoding HNH endonuclease signature motif containing protein — protein sequence MPADAPTDTTLEFMGSITEATMRALACDMSVTTVVVDGERVPLDVSREKRFFPSHLRKALYVRDHCCIKCGAPAGRTHAHHIRHWADGGQTSLENGCLLCPSCHADVHHNGWEVFIGADHHPWLIPPPAVDPKRTPLRAYNRRTLTVDDLALAG from the coding sequence GTGCCCGCCGACGCCCCCACCGACACGACGCTGGAGTTCATGGGTTCGATCACGGAGGCCACGATGCGCGCTCTGGCCTGCGACATGTCGGTCACCACCGTGGTCGTCGACGGCGAACGGGTACCACTCGACGTCAGCCGCGAAAAGCGGTTCTTCCCATCCCATCTCCGCAAAGCGCTCTACGTCCGCGACCACTGCTGCATCAAATGCGGTGCACCCGCCGGGCGCACCCACGCCCACCACATCCGACACTGGGCCGACGGCGGCCAGACGAGCCTGGAGAACGGCTGCCTGCTCTGCCCGTCCTGTCACGCCGATGTGCACCACAACGGCTGGGAGGTGTTCATCGGCGCCGACCACCACCCTTGGCTCATCCCACCACCGGCCGTCGATCCCAAGCGCACACCACTGCGCGCCTACAACCGACGCACCCTGACCGTCGACGACCTCGCGCTGGCCGGCTGA